A single region of the Salvia miltiorrhiza cultivar Shanhuang (shh) chromosome 8, IMPLAD_Smil_shh, whole genome shotgun sequence genome encodes:
- the LOC131000878 gene encoding protein IRX15-LIKE-like, with protein sequence MRKKFKYAPNNLGFLRVTIRIKALFLHYFLFLPMKTVPKFTIIHPYKTVGGGDHRFRIAALALFLVFAFTFFLNLIATRDAAAAQSQLPEAIADALLYYASANITSRMSPAEMESVASVLRRCAAPCNLLVFGLTHETLLWNALNHGGRTVFVDEHSFSVTRIEEQHPSIEAYDVRFTTKVRELRDLIENFEREIEEECRPVQNLLFSDCSLAVNDLPNYMYDVAWDVIVIDGPSGYSSESPGRMASIFTAGVMARSRNGGGGTHVFVHEMQRQVESVCTDLFLCRENLVERVDLLGHFLVRKMGGPTNTFGFCSHPSLSTNLI encoded by the coding sequence ATGAGAAAGAAGTTTAAATACGCACCCAATAATCTTGGATTCCTCCGTGTCACAATTCGAATTAAAGCTTTGTTTCTCCACTACTTCCTTTTCCTTCCGATGAAGACTGTCCCAAAGTTCACAATTATCCACCCCTACAAGACCGTCGGCGGCGGCGATCACCGCTTTCGGATCGCCGCTCTCGCACTCTTCCTCGTCTTCGCTTTCACCTTCTTTCTCAATCTCATCGCCACGAGAGACGCCGCCGCGGCCCAATCTCAGCTACCCGAAGCAATCGCCGACGCGCTCCTCTACTACGCTTCCGCCAACATCACGTCCAGGATGTCCCCCGCCGAAATGGAGTCCGTCGCGTCCGTCCTCCGCCGGTGCGCCGCCCCGTGCAACCTCCTCGTCTTCGGCCTCACGCACGAGACTCTCCTCTGGAACGCGCTCAATCACGGCGGGCGCACCGTCTTCGTCGACGAGCACTCCTTCTCTGTGACCAGGATCGAGGAGCAGCATCCGTCGATCGAGGCCTACGACGTGCGATTCACCACCAAAGTCCGCGAATTGCGCGATCTGATCGAGAACTTCGAGAGAGAGATCGAGGAAGAGTGCCGGCCGGTGCAAAACCTACTCTTCTCCGACTGCAGTCTGGCGGTCAACGACCTGCCAAACTACATGTACGACGTCGCTTGGGACGTGATCGTGATCGACGGTCCGTCGGGATACTCGTCGGAGTCGCCCGGGAGGATGGCGTCGATATTCACCGCGGGAGTTATGGCGAGGAGTAGAAACGGCGGCGGTGGGACGCATGTGTTTGTACATGAGATGCAGAGGCAGGTGGAGAGCGTGTGCACCGATTTGTTTCTTTGCCGCGAAAATTTGGTGGAGAGAGTAGATTTGTTGGGCCATTTTCTAGTTCGGAAAATGGGCGGCCCTACAAATACTTTTGGATTTTGCTCCCATCCATCCCTTTCCACTAACTTAATTTGA
- the LOC131000849 gene encoding scopoletin glucosyltransferase-like: MRQLHVFFLPLMAHGHMIPAMDMAKLFSSRGLKATIISTPAFSEPVKKAQHSGFKIELITIGFPHRDSGLPDHIVSLDQVTSDPKLLPMFFKALSLIQQPVEDLIQRLNPDCLVSDMFLPWTADSAATFGIPRLVFHGTSYFSLCVSEEMRRHKPFNDVVSDSEPFLIPNLPHQVKLLKTQVSDYNLHENKDDFSRWIQQMRESDARSYGVVINSFHDLEPDYARHYTHVLERKAWSLGPLSLCTNEIDGAKHQCLAWLDSKKKPNSVVYVCFGSMAKFTPAQLNELANGLDASGQDFIWIVRSGGDEEWLPERFEERMEGRGLVVRGWAPQRAILDHPAVGAFVTHCGWNSTLEGVCAGLPMVTWPLFAEQFFNEKLVTEVLRIGVPVGNKKWQRGANEGVSREAVARAVRGVMVGGGAAEMRRRAADSKEKARKAVAEGGSSYEDLTALIQDIATYVPPKKMVCSFKSD, translated from the coding sequence atgagacaGCTTCACGTCTTCTTCCTCCCATTAATGGCCCACGGCCATATGATTCCCGCCATGGACATGGCGAAGCTCTTCAGCTCCCGTGGCCTCAAAGCCACCATCATCTCCACCCCGGCCTTTTCCGAGCCGGTCAAGAAGGCCCAACATTCCGGCTTCAAAATCGAGCTCATCACAATCGGATTCCCTCACCGAGATTCCGGCCTCCCCGACCACATCGTGAGCCTCGATCAAGTCACCTCCGACCCCAAGCTCCTCCCCATGTTCTTCAAGgccctctctctcatccaacAACCCGTCGAGGACCTCATCCAACGACTTAACCCCGACTGCCTCGTCTCCGACATGTTCCTCCCGTGGACGGCCGACTCCGCCGCCACATTCGGCATCCCGCGCCTCGTCTTCCACGGCACCAGCTACTTCTCCCTCTGCGTCTCCGAGGAGATGCGCCGCCACAAGCCCTTCAACGACGTCGTTTCCGATTCCGAGCCCTTTCTCATCCCCAATCTCCCTCATCAAGTCAAGCTCCTCAAAACGCAGGTCTCCGATTACAATTTGCACGAGAACAAGGACGATTTCAGCCGCTGGATTCAGCAGATGAGGGAGTCCGACGCCAGAAGCTACGGCGTCGTCATCAACAGCTTCCACGACCTCGAGCCCGACTACGCCCGCCATTACACACATGTTTTGGAGAGGAAGGCGTGGAGCTTAGGCCCCCTCTCTCTCTGCACCAACGAAATCGACGGAGCCAAACACCAGTGCTTGGCGTGGCTGGATTCGAAGAAGAAGCCCAATTCCGTCGTCTACGTGTGTTTCGGCAGCATGGCCAAGTTCACTCCGGCTCAGTTGAACGAGCTCGCAAACGGGCTCGACGCCTCCGGGCAGGACTTCATTTGGATCGTGAGGAGCGGCGGAGACGAGGAGTGGCTGCCGGAGAGGTTTGAGGAGAGGATGGAAGGGAGAGGCCTTGTTGTGAGGGGGTGGGCCCCGCAGCGTGCCATCCTCGATCATCCCGCCGTCGGGGCGTTCGTCACGCACTGTGGGTGGAACTCGACTCTGGAGGGCGTGTGCGCGGGCCTGCCCATGGTCACGTGGCCGCTCTTCGCGGAGCAGTTTTTCAACGAGAAGTTGGTGACCGAGGTTTTGAGGATTGGGGTTCCGGTTGGGAATAAGAAGTGGCAGCGGGGGGCCAACGAGGGGGTGAGTAGGGAGGCTGTGGCCAGGGCGGTGAGGGGCGTTATGGTGGGGGGAGGGGCGGCGGAGATGAGGAGGAGGGCGGCGGATTCTAAGGAGAAGGCGAGGAAGGCTGTTGCGGAAGGGGGATCGTCTTACGAGGATCTCACTGCTCTCATTCAAGATATCGCCACGTATGTTCCTCCCAAGAAGATGGTGTGTTCATTTAAATCAGATTAG